TTGCACCTTCAGGTCCTGGCCGGCGGTCTTGCGGGCCTCGGCGGTCGTACGCACGGAGTGGTCGAGGGCGAGCCCGAGGTCCCACACGGGATACCAGACACGGTCCGCGAGCGCGGCGATCGCCGCGGCGTCGGAGCTGCCGTCGTGCAGGAGGAGGAGGTCGAGGTCGCTGCGGGGGGACAGTTCGGCGCGGCCGTAACCGCCGACGGCGACGAGGGCCGCGCCCTGGACGCCCGCCTCGCGGGCGGCGGCGGTGAACAGCGCGTGCAGCCAGTCGTCCGTGAGCCGGGCCATGGCGGCCCGGCGTGGCGGACCGGACCGCGCCTTCTCGTGCAGCAGGCGCAGGCGGGCCGCCGCATAGCCGCTGGGTCCCGAGTCCGGTTGTCCGGTCGTCTGTTCAGGGGTGGTCACCCGGCAGGTCCCGTCTTTCGGCGGGCGTCCCGCGTGCGGGACGCCCGGTTTCGCTGCGCGTCCGGTCTCCGAGCGCGCTCGGTGTCTCAACTCGTGCGACGTTGTCGCGAGTTGGGCGCCGGCTCCCGCCCCGTCCCCGGAACGCGAGCGGCGCCGGGCGCACTCCTTGGGAGAGTGCGCCCGGCGCCAGAGCGTGCCCGCTCACCGAGCACGCGCTGGCATCGGACCGAGTCCGGTGTCAGAGGGCGTCCGGGCCGCGTTCCCCCGTACGGACCCGGACCGCCGTGTCCACAGGCACGCTCCACACCTTGCCGTCGCCGATCTTGCCTGTCCTGGCGGCCTTCACGACGACCTCGATGAGCTGCTCGGCGTCACCGTCCTCGACGAGCACCTCGATGCGGATCTTCGGTACCAGGTCGACGGTGTACTCCGCGCCCCGGTAGACCTCGGTGTGGCCGCGCTGCCGGCCGTATCCACTTGCTTCCGTGACCGTCAGGCCCTGGACTCCGAAGGCCTGGAGGGCCTCCTTGATCTCGTCCAGTCGGTGTGGCTTGACGACTGCGGTGATGAGCTTCATACGTCCACCTTCTTGTTCCGCGCCGCGCCGGCGAGGTCCTTGTCCGTAGCGGTCACACTGCTTCGGCCCGAGGGCGAGCCTCCCACCGCGCTGAAGTCGTAGGCGGATTCGGCGTGGAACGCCATGTCCACACCACTGGTCTCGTCGTCCTCGGAGGCCCGGAAGCCGATGGTGACATCGACGATCTTGGCCAGGATCCAGGAGACCACGAAGGAGTACGCCATCACCGAGAAGGCGCCGATCGCCTGCTTGCCGAGCTGCGAGGCCCCGCCGATGCCGTCGACCGCCAGGACGCCGACGAGCAGGGTGCCGATGACGCCGCCGACGAGGTGGACGCCGACCACGTCGAGCGAGTCGTCGTAACCCAGCTTGTACTTGAGGCTGACGGCCCACGAGCAGGCCGCTCCGGCGACGACGCCGATGAGCAGCGCGCCGAACGGGTTGACGTGCGCGCCGGACGGGGTGATCGCCACCAGACCGGCGACGGCTCCTGAGGCCGCTCCGAGCGTGGTGAACGCGCCGTGCCGGATGCGCTCGTAGATGAGCCAGCCGAGCATGGCCGCGCCGGTGGCGATCTGCGTGTTGAAGGCCATGATCGCGGAGGTGCCGTTGGCGGCGAGGGCGGAGCCGGCGTTGAAGCCGAACCAGCCGAACCACAGCAGCGCGGCGCCGAGAACCACCAGCGGCAGGCTGTGCGGGCGCATCGGGTCCTTCTTGAACCCGATGCGCTTGCCGACGACAAGGACCGCGGCGAGTGCTCCGATACCGGCGTTGATGTGGACCGCCGTACCACCGGCGAAGTCGATCACTTCCAGCTTGAAGAGCCAGCCGTCGGCCTGCCACACCCAGTGCGCGACCGGGAAGTAGACGACGGTGACCCAGAGGCCGATGAACAGGGCCCAGGCGGTGAACTTGACGCGGTCGGCGAGTGCGCCGCTCATCAGCGCCGGGGTCAGTACGGCGAACATCAGCTGGAACAGGGCGAAGGCGTAGACGGGGATTCCCTCGTCGCCGCCGGTGAGCGTCTCGGGGGTGATGCCCTTCAGACCGATGTGGTCGAAGTTCCCGAGCAGTCCTCCACCGATGTCGTCACCGAATGTGAGCGAGTACCCGTAGAGCACCCACAGCACGCTGACGATGCCGAGCGAGATGAAGGACATCATGAGCATGTTCAGGGCGCTTTTCACCCGGACCATGCCGCCGTAGAAGAAGGCCAGGCCGGGCGTCATCAGCATGACGAGCGCGGCACTGATCAATACGAATGCGGTATCTGCGCCATTCAAGGCCGGCGTCTCCTCGTGGGTGGGAAATACGGCCCGTGCGGATGCTCTGACTTCTGTGGGCCGACTAGTGGTGAGGAGATTGACGTGGGGTGATTTCGGTCGATGCCACCCGATGTTTCACGCCAGTGACGAAGTGGTCCGGGGTGTTACGCCTGGATGAACTGCCGTGTCGCGAGGTGTGGTGATGGCAGAATCCGGCCGCGTCACGCCCACCTTGGTGACCTGGCGTGGCGAAGCTGTGCCTGGCTGTACGGGGCGCGGGCCCGCTGCTGGGGCTCAGAGGCGCGCGAGGACGGGAGCGGGGTTCCCAGGCTCAGAGCTCCGCGAGGCGTTCCACCGGCCGTTCAGACGGCTTCCGCGGCCTCCGGAAGCTCCTCGGTGAGCTGCTCTGTGAGCTGGTTGATCTCGGAGACGTCTCCGAAGTCCCTGGTGGCCGTGGTCACCGTCTTGCGGAGCCGTGTGTTGACGCGCTCGGAGCGCACCTTCCTGGCGATGCCCAGCGCCTCCTTCAGAAGCGGAGTGGACCGCTCGGGCTCCCTCTTCAGGAGGTGGACGGTGGCCATCCCGACGAGGTTCAGCGCGTACGACCGCTGGTGCTCCTCGTCCTTCTCGAAGAGCTGGACGGCGCGCTCCATGACGGGCTCGGCGAGCGAGGCGTACGTCGGGCTGCGCCCGGCGACGTAGGCCAGGTCCCGGTAGGAGTGCGCGTTCTCGCCGTTGAGCTCCGCCTCGGAGAAGAACCGGATCCAGTCGGGCTCCGGCTCGCCGTCGTCCCCGGCGTCGGCGAAGGTGTTCTCAGCCATCCGCACCGCGCGCTTGCACTTGCCGGGCTGCCCCATGTTGGCGTACGCCCGCGCCTCCATCGCGTACAGCATCGACTGCGTACGGGCCGTGGCGCAGTCCCTGCTGCCGTACTGGGCGAGGTGGATGAGCTCCAAGGCGTCGTCGGGGCGGCCGACGTGGATCATCTGACGGCTCATGGAGGAGAGGATGTACGACCCGAGGGCCTTGTCCCCGGCCTCCTTGGCGGCGTGCAGGGCCAGGACGAAGTACTTCTGGGCGTTGGGCTGGAGCCCCACGTCGTAGCTCATCCAGCCGGCCAGCTCGGACAGTTCGGCCGCGCACCGGAACAGCCGCCGCGCCGTGACCTCGGACTGCGACTCCTGGAGCAGGTCCGTGACCTCGTGGAGCTGGCCCACGACCGCCTTGCGGCGCAGACCGCCGCCGCACTGCGCGTCCCACTGGCGGAACATCACCGTGGTGGACTCCAGGAGGTCCAACTCCGGTGCGGAGAGCCGGGAGGGACGGCGCGCGGTGGCCGTGTCCGCGCCGTCCTGGTCGGCCGGCGACATGGGCACCAGCCAGCGCTGCATCGGTTCGACGAGGGCGGGGCCGGCGGCGAGCGCGAGCGACGTCCCAAGGAAGCCGCGTCGGGCCAGCATCAGGTCGCTGCGTGAGAACTCACTGATCAGCGAGACGGTTTGGGGGCCTGCCCAAGGCAGGTCGACGCCGGAGACCGACGGCGACTGATGCGCGGAGCGCAGTCCGAGGTCCTCGACCGAGACCACGGTCCCGAAGCGCTCCGAGAACAGCTCCGAGAGGATGCGCGGGATGGGCTCGCGCGGCTGTTCGCCGTCGAGCCAGCGGCGTACGCGCGAGGTGTCCGTGCTGATGTGGTGGGCGCCCATCTGGCGGGCCCGGCGGTTCACTTGGCGCGCGAGTTCACCCTTGGACCAGCCGCTGCGCCGGAACCACGAGCTCAACTGCTCGTTCGGGCGCTTGCCGGTAGCCGTACCGTCTGCGCCACTGCCGCCCACTGGAACGCCCCCATTCGCTCAAGCCCTGTCGCGCGGAACTTCTACCAGAATGCCGTCACTTGGCGTCGTCTGTCCGGAGATCGCGCTCCTTCGAACAGAAAACCGAGTTGCCTGCGGCATAACCACGAACGTGCGACTTCCAACCGTTCGCGCACTCAAAGTAATCCTACGATCACCCCTCCGGCGAGGCGGATTCCGTAAACGCCACCATTCGCCACCCCTTCGAATGAACTCGCCTGCGGCCAGGCGCGATTCACTTGCCAGGTGACGATCAGCAACAGGTGAAGCGTTGCACGCGGGGGCGCGCGACCCCGAACGCGCCACCCCGGACGTCACCTCGCGCCACCGGAACGAGTGCGAAGGGCGCGACGGAGACACGAAGTCGACGGAGAGGCACGGCGAGACTCCACACCGTAACCAGCGACCAGTTCGACCCGTTGGAGGGGGCATGGGCTTCACGATCGGCGGAATCCGGGAGATGCGGTCCGGTTCACGACGCCGCGGTCGCGGCACCGAATTCACGACGGTGGCCGAGTACACCGGGCTCTGGGGCTGGGACGTCGCCCCCGGCGCACGTGCCCTGGCGGGCCGATGCTCCTGTGGTGCGGCCGAGTGCCAGGCACCGGGCGCGCATCCGCTGGAGCCCGGACTGGAGGTCCCCGCGGGCGCCACGCTGGACGATGCCGCCAGAGCCTGGTCCGAGACGCCGGGAGCTGCCGTACTGCTCCCCGTGGGACGCACTTTCGACATCATCGACGTC
This window of the Streptomyces niveus genome carries:
- a CDS encoding P-II family nitrogen regulator, with the protein product MKLITAVVKPHRLDEIKEALQAFGVQGLTVTEASGYGRQRGHTEVYRGAEYTVDLVPKIRIEVLVEDGDAEQLIEVVVKAARTGKIGDGKVWSVPVDTAVRVRTGERGPDAL
- a CDS encoding ammonium transporter, which produces MNGADTAFVLISAALVMLMTPGLAFFYGGMVRVKSALNMLMMSFISLGIVSVLWVLYGYSLTFGDDIGGGLLGNFDHIGLKGITPETLTGGDEGIPVYAFALFQLMFAVLTPALMSGALADRVKFTAWALFIGLWVTVVYFPVAHWVWQADGWLFKLEVIDFAGGTAVHINAGIGALAAVLVVGKRIGFKKDPMRPHSLPLVVLGAALLWFGWFGFNAGSALAANGTSAIMAFNTQIATGAAMLGWLIYERIRHGAFTTLGAASGAVAGLVAITPSGAHVNPFGALLIGVVAGAACSWAVSLKYKLGYDDSLDVVGVHLVGGVIGTLLVGVLAVDGIGGASQLGKQAIGAFSVMAYSFVVSWILAKIVDVTIGFRASEDDETSGVDMAFHAESAYDFSAVGGSPSGRSSVTATDKDLAGAARNKKVDV